From the genome of Gracilinanus agilis isolate LMUSP501 chromosome 2, AgileGrace, whole genome shotgun sequence, one region includes:
- the LGALS3 gene encoding galectin-3, with amino-acid sequence MADGFSLNDALSGYGNPNPQGWPQGPWGNQPPGAGAYPGYPGAHPGPGAPGAYPGPGAPGAYPGPGAPGAYPGPTAPGAYPGPTAPGAYPGPTAPGAYPAPGQPSAPGVYPSSGATGTPSGPIAPMGGPLVVPYDHPLPGGIMPRMLITILGTTKPNANKIALDFKKGNDVAFHFNPRFNEDNKRIIVCNSKFDNNWGKEERHQMFPFEAGKPFKIQVLVETDHFKVAVNDAHLLQYNHRMKNLNEITKLGISGDINLTSTSQTMI; translated from the exons ATGGCTGATGGATTTTCA cTTAATGATGCCTTATCTGGGTATGGAAACCCAAACCCACAAGGTTGGCCACAAGGTCCTTGGGGAAACCAACCCCCAGGTGCTGGAGCATACCCAGGCTATCCTGGAGCTCACCCTGGTCCAGGAGCACCTGGAGCCTACCCTGGTCCAGGAGCACCTGGAGCCTACCCTGGTCCAGGAGCACCTGGAGCCTACCCTGGTCCAACAGCACCTGGAGCCTACCCTGGTCCAACAGCACCTGGAGCCTATCCTGGACCAACAGCACCTGGAGCCTATCCAGCTCCAGGACAACCTAGTGCTCCTGGAGTTTATCCTTCTTCAGGGGCCACTGGTACCCCTAGTGGACCAATAGCTCCTATGGGAGGCCCACTG GTAGTGCCTTATGATCATCCCCTGCCAGGAGGAATTATGCCTCGCATGCTGATAACCATTCTGGGCACAACAAAACCTAATGCAAATAa aaTTGCCTTAGATTTCAAGAAAGGGAATGATGTGGCCTTCCACTTCAATCCACGCTTCAATGAGGACAACAAACGAATTATTGTTTGTAATTCAAAATTTGACAATAactggggaaaggaggaaagacatCAAATGTTCCCATTTGAAGCTGGTAAACCATTCAAA ATTCAAGTTCTTGTTGAGACCGATCATTTCAAGGTTGCTGTCAATGATGCCCACTTGTTGCAGTACAATCATcgaatgaaaaatttaaatgaaatcacTAAGCTGGGCATCTCTGGTGATATCAACCTTACCAGTACCTCACAAACTATGATATAA